A window of Alkalicoccobacillus plakortidis contains these coding sequences:
- a CDS encoding MepB family protein: MKSEKLIRILMKEFGLENINIEREEQNSEYEGLLLNISNHFYRSRLAKLTPKKKGYFVAFWEKDTNGVNQAYSYEQTPEKVMIIVLDQEKRGQFIFPKDVLLQYGIVKSPEQKGKMALRVYPSWITDLNTNATKTQSWQLNYFVDLSDGLDIEKVKKLYFE; encoded by the coding sequence TTGAAATCCGAAAAATTAATCAGGATTCTTATGAAAGAGTTTGGACTAGAGAACATTAATATAGAGCGAGAGGAACAAAATAGTGAGTATGAAGGCTTACTATTAAACATATCTAATCACTTTTATAGAAGTAGGCTTGCTAAGTTAACTCCTAAAAAGAAAGGGTATTTTGTTGCGTTTTGGGAGAAAGATACCAATGGAGTCAATCAAGCTTATAGTTATGAACAAACACCTGAAAAAGTAATGATAATAGTTTTAGATCAAGAGAAGAGAGGGCAATTTATCTTCCCTAAAGATGTGCTCCTTCAATATGGAATTGTAAAAAGTCCTGAGCAAAAAGGGAAGATGGCACTTAGAGTGTACCCTAGCTGGATAACTGATTTGAATACAAATGCTACTAAGACTCAATCGTGGCAATTGAACTATTTTGTTGATCTATCAGATGGCTTAGACATCGAAAAAGTAAAGAAACTGTACTTTGAATAA
- a CDS encoding aldo/keto reductase has translation MSKHVKLKDGTELPSIGQGTWLMGENISKKQDEIRALQLGLDLGLKVIDTAEMYGEGLSEQLVGEAIKGRRDEAFLVSKVYPHNAGFPSIIKSCENSLKRLETDAIDLYLLHWRGGVPLSETVEGMEKLKKDGKIKRWGISNFDTADMEELWALPDGENAQANQVLYHLGTRGIEFDLMPWQKQKQLPIMAYSPIAHGGRERERLLENSVIKEVATDYGVTPLQIALAWTVRSGDVLSIPKAVQAQHVRQNAEAMSIELSVETLKQLDAAFQPPKTKQPLDII, from the coding sequence GTGAGTAAGCATGTTAAATTAAAAGACGGTACTGAGCTCCCAAGTATAGGACAAGGTACTTGGTTGATGGGAGAAAACATCAGCAAAAAGCAGGACGAAATTCGCGCTCTGCAGCTAGGCCTAGATCTTGGCCTTAAGGTTATAGATACCGCAGAAATGTACGGTGAGGGCTTGTCGGAACAACTTGTGGGAGAAGCGATAAAAGGGCGAAGAGATGAAGCGTTTCTTGTTTCTAAGGTCTATCCACATAATGCAGGATTCCCGTCGATCATCAAGTCGTGTGAAAATAGCTTAAAACGGTTAGAGACAGACGCTATCGATCTTTATCTGCTTCATTGGCGAGGTGGTGTGCCACTTTCTGAAACAGTTGAAGGAATGGAAAAACTAAAGAAGGACGGCAAAATCAAACGGTGGGGTATCTCTAATTTTGATACAGCTGATATGGAGGAGCTCTGGGCTCTGCCGGATGGAGAGAACGCCCAAGCGAATCAGGTCCTCTATCATTTAGGAACGCGAGGCATTGAATTTGATTTGATGCCATGGCAGAAGCAGAAACAGCTTCCGATTATGGCTTACAGTCCTATTGCTCACGGAGGTAGAGAGCGTGAACGATTGCTTGAGAATAGTGTAATTAAGGAAGTTGCAACAGATTATGGTGTAACACCACTGCAGATTGCTCTTGCATGGACCGTGCGATCAGGTGACGTACTTTCTATTCCAAAAGCCGTACAAGCACAGCATGTTCGTCAAAATGCGGAGGCAATGTCAATTGAACTAAGTGTGGAAACCTTAAAACAGCTTGACGCTGCTTTTCAACCACCTAAAACCAAACAACCGCTTGATATTATTTAA
- a CDS encoding sensor histidine kinase: MRKHFGETMSWSLLFGIMLVGLNTFLNNIGNIANLISTLDVFRQIAIPLIISVGVIAGIILFKFFKFKLSWFQESSMRAQYAAIPLDVRFVLLFITGLFIIYFFLVTGFESYRFIRYIDLSFFIGASFYFVLIWLALHQIVWLYLEIEDSSYLIKALKNSVISRAYQILRDAFSNVPLVLKLLLMIIIIFVWGFGTAFSLMLGGSTIVIFIACVLFIGIPTLLIFFLKLGYLNRVIKQTENLTKGKVAMPVLVKGHSFIATHATHINKLREGISHSVTERAKSERMKTELITNVSHDLRTPLTSIITYTDLLKNPDLPSDERQSYVDVLARKSERLKTLIDDLFDVSKMASGQIELKKTDIELKQLIQQAIVEHQEAFDSEQLDLRLSLPEEEMLVHVDGQKCWRMLDNLLLNVAKYSQPGTRVYLAASRQENQITVVIKNISRYELSENPDELFERFKRADEARHTEGSGLGLAIAQSIAELHGGALKLDIDGDLFKVTVRIKDTKYPLSS; encoded by the coding sequence GTGAGAAAGCATTTTGGAGAAACGATGAGTTGGAGTCTGTTGTTTGGTATCATGTTAGTTGGTTTAAATACCTTCCTGAATAATATTGGAAACATCGCTAATCTTATCAGTACACTTGATGTATTTAGACAGATAGCGATTCCGTTAATTATCAGTGTTGGTGTCATTGCCGGGATCATATTGTTTAAGTTTTTTAAGTTTAAACTATCGTGGTTTCAGGAAAGTTCAATGAGAGCGCAATATGCTGCGATTCCACTCGATGTGCGATTTGTATTGTTATTTATAACAGGGTTATTTATCATTTATTTCTTTTTAGTAACAGGGTTTGAGTCCTATCGGTTTATTCGGTATATTGATTTGAGCTTTTTTATAGGCGCTTCATTCTACTTTGTTTTGATCTGGCTCGCACTCCATCAAATTGTGTGGCTATATCTTGAAATTGAGGATAGCTCTTATTTAATAAAGGCTTTAAAAAATAGTGTAATAAGTAGAGCGTATCAGATACTTCGTGATGCATTCAGTAACGTACCATTGGTGCTAAAATTGTTACTCATGATTATCATAATTTTTGTATGGGGGTTTGGAACTGCATTTTCTCTAATGTTGGGTGGTAGTACAATTGTAATATTTATTGCATGTGTCCTATTCATCGGCATCCCCACCTTACTCATATTTTTCCTCAAACTCGGCTACTTAAATCGAGTGATCAAACAAACGGAGAATCTAACAAAAGGAAAGGTAGCTATGCCGGTTCTGGTAAAAGGGCATTCATTTATCGCGACGCACGCAACGCACATCAATAAGTTACGTGAAGGAATTTCTCATTCTGTCACAGAACGGGCAAAAAGTGAGCGGATGAAAACAGAGCTAATTACAAATGTCAGCCACGATCTGAGAACACCTTTAACCTCAATTATTACGTACACAGATTTGCTTAAAAATCCTGATCTTCCATCAGATGAACGCCAATCGTATGTAGATGTGTTAGCGAGAAAATCGGAACGATTAAAAACACTGATTGATGATTTGTTTGATGTATCAAAAATGGCAAGTGGTCAAATTGAACTCAAAAAAACGGATATTGAGCTAAAACAGTTGATTCAGCAAGCAATTGTGGAGCACCAGGAAGCTTTTGATAGTGAACAGTTGGACCTACGTCTGAGTTTGCCAGAAGAAGAAATGCTAGTTCATGTAGATGGTCAAAAGTGCTGGAGGATGCTTGATAACTTACTTTTAAATGTAGCCAAGTACTCACAACCAGGTACGCGTGTCTATTTAGCAGCGAGCAGACAAGAGAACCAGATTACTGTAGTGATTAAAAACATCTCACGCTACGAATTAAGTGAAAACCCAGATGAGTTGTTTGAGCGGTTTAAGCGAGCGGATGAAGCTCGACATACAGAAGGATCTGGTTTAGGTCTAGCCATTGCACAATCCATCGCAGAGTTACATGGAGGTGCACTGAAGCTTGATATTGATGGTGATTTATTTAAGGTTACAGTTCGTATAAAAGATACAAAGTACCCCCTGTCTAGCTAA
- the codA gene encoding cytosine deaminase produces the protein MIIKNAVLRDRDGHWDILINEKQISKIDRVIEQAGEEILDANGQMVLPPFIEPHIHLDSTMTAGDPSWNQSGTLFEGIQRWTERKEKLTHADVKERAKKALTWQVAQGIQYVRTHVDTTDETLTAFKALLEVKEEMKHLVDLQLVAFPQEGILSYPKGKELLEEAIQLGADVVGGIPHFEMTREMGVESIDISFELAEKYNKLLDFHCDEIDDEQSRFIEVVAARAYQTGMGSRVTASHTTAMHSYNNAYVAKLMRVFKMADLNFVANPLVNTHLQGRFDSYPKRRGITRVKELQEAGLTVSFGHDDIFDPWYPLGTGNMLQVLHMGLHVTHLMGYDQIKQSIDFITTNSAKVLNISDQYGIEEGKPANLIIVGAPDEFTMIRKQAPVLYSVRAGKIIAKTKPAERVVGNKVVEFNI, from the coding sequence ATGATTATAAAAAATGCAGTATTACGAGATAGAGACGGACATTGGGACATCTTAATAAACGAAAAACAAATTAGTAAAATTGATCGGGTAATTGAGCAGGCAGGTGAGGAGATCCTTGATGCAAACGGCCAAATGGTTCTCCCTCCTTTTATCGAGCCTCACATTCACCTAGATTCAACGATGACAGCAGGAGATCCAAGCTGGAATCAATCTGGCACGTTATTTGAAGGGATTCAACGATGGACAGAACGAAAAGAAAAGCTGACTCATGCCGACGTAAAGGAGCGTGCCAAAAAGGCGTTAACCTGGCAAGTCGCACAAGGCATTCAATATGTCCGAACTCATGTAGATACAACGGATGAAACACTAACCGCCTTTAAAGCCTTGCTTGAGGTAAAAGAAGAAATGAAGCACCTAGTTGATCTGCAACTTGTAGCATTTCCACAAGAAGGCATTCTCTCTTATCCTAAAGGAAAAGAGTTGCTAGAAGAGGCCATTCAGCTTGGAGCCGATGTAGTAGGAGGCATTCCTCATTTTGAAATGACAAGAGAAATGGGCGTAGAGTCCATTGATATATCGTTTGAATTAGCTGAGAAATATAATAAATTGTTGGATTTTCACTGTGATGAAATAGATGATGAGCAATCGCGTTTTATAGAAGTTGTGGCTGCAAGAGCCTACCAAACAGGAATGGGGTCGAGAGTAACAGCCTCGCATACAACCGCCATGCATTCCTATAACAATGCATATGTAGCTAAGCTAATGCGTGTATTTAAAATGGCAGACCTAAACTTTGTTGCAAATCCACTAGTTAATACACATTTGCAAGGTCGCTTTGACAGCTATCCAAAACGCCGCGGCATTACTCGAGTAAAGGAACTACAAGAAGCAGGATTAACGGTCTCCTTTGGACACGATGATATTTTTGATCCATGGTATCCACTTGGCACGGGCAATATGCTACAAGTGCTACATATGGGACTTCACGTGACACATCTCATGGGCTACGATCAAATTAAGCAATCCATTGACTTCATCACCACAAACAGCGCAAAAGTCCTGAACATCTCAGACCAATATGGTATTGAAGAAGGCAAACCAGCAAACCTAATCATTGTTGGCGCACCGGATGAATTCACAATGATCCGCAAGCAAGCACCCGTTCTCTACTCAGTACGTGCAGGCAAAATCATCGCCAAAACAAAACCAGCGGAACGAGTAGTAGGCAATAAGGTAGTAGAATTCAATATATAG
- the codB gene encoding cytosine permease — protein sequence MMFALPFQKVTGLNIWLIIIVAGLLMTATAYFGIKALTALSFVAVPAIAILGSVSSTRAVGSLGGFDELLAYQPVETLGIAAAISVCLGSFISGGTLTPDFARFAKTKKIAVSTTLIAFFLGNSLMFLFGAIGAISTGEADISEVMFTQGLIIPALIILGLNIWTTNDNSLYASGLGFSNITKLPKNILVIINGVIGTLLAMWLYNNFMSWLTFLNMTLPPIGAILIVDYFVRSKGRYEVSQDRTFSTVRIQAITAWAIGVLCALFIPGIPPLNSLLGAAVGYIVLDKVMDKDKQSIIKKAG from the coding sequence ATGATGTTCGCATTGCCTTTCCAAAAGGTTACAGGGCTTAATATTTGGCTTATTATTATCGTCGCAGGACTTCTTATGACAGCAACCGCTTATTTTGGAATTAAGGCGTTGACGGCTCTAAGCTTTGTTGCAGTTCCTGCCATTGCGATCCTTGGAAGTGTATCAAGTACTCGAGCAGTGGGGTCGTTGGGTGGATTTGATGAGCTATTGGCGTATCAGCCGGTTGAGACGCTTGGGATTGCAGCCGCTATTTCGGTTTGTTTAGGATCCTTTATTAGTGGAGGAACACTGACACCTGATTTTGCGAGGTTTGCCAAAACAAAAAAGATAGCTGTCTCAACAACCTTAATCGCCTTTTTCTTAGGGAACTCATTAATGTTTTTATTCGGAGCAATTGGAGCGATATCTACTGGAGAGGCTGATATCTCAGAAGTCATGTTTACTCAGGGGTTAATTATTCCTGCCCTTATCATTTTAGGTTTAAATATCTGGACTACAAATGATAACTCCTTATATGCATCTGGACTTGGATTTTCTAATATTACAAAACTACCAAAAAATATACTAGTTATCATAAACGGTGTCATAGGAACACTGCTTGCCATGTGGCTTTACAACAATTTCATGAGCTGGCTTACATTTTTGAATATGACCCTTCCGCCAATTGGGGCCATTCTGATTGTTGATTATTTTGTTCGAAGTAAAGGACGTTACGAGGTTTCACAAGACAGAACATTCTCTACTGTACGAATTCAAGCCATTACAGCGTGGGCGATCGGAGTGCTATGTGCTCTATTTATACCAGGTATTCCCCCACTCAATTCACTTTTGGGAGCAGCAGTAGGCTATATTGTTTTAGACAAGGTAATGGATAAAGATAAACAATCAATTATTAAAAAAGCGGGGTAG
- a CDS encoding cytosine permease, whose amino-acid sequence MVKKSVDHDFALEAVTESHRRGFWKMFMLMVGFTFFSASMLAGGTLGQGLTFTQFIVTVLIGNLVLGAYTGVLSYIASKTGLSTHLLTRYSFGKQGSYLPSFLLSITQIGLVWGWSDDVRIAFPKGYRA is encoded by the coding sequence ATGGTTAAGAAATCAGTAGATCATGATTTTGCACTGGAGGCTGTGACAGAATCCCACAGAAGGGGTTTCTGGAAAATGTTTATGCTGATGGTTGGTTTCACTTTTTTCTCAGCGAGTATGCTTGCAGGAGGAACGCTTGGTCAAGGGCTCACATTCACTCAATTTATTGTGACTGTTTTGATTGGAAACCTGGTATTAGGCGCGTATACAGGTGTTCTCTCGTATATAGCATCTAAGACCGGCTTATCCACGCATTTATTGACACGTTATTCGTTTGGTAAGCAAGGCTCTTATCTTCCTTCTTTTTTATTAAGTATCACTCAGATTGGCTTGGTTTGGGGTTGGAGTGATGATGTTCGCATTGCCTTTCCAAAAGGTTACAGGGCTTAA
- a CDS encoding carbohydrate kinase family protein, giving the protein MQKKQGIISLGEVLVDMIPLNAENTEYQKSPGGAPANVAVGLSRLGIDSYFIGAVGTDLIGHFLRKTLVEYGVNIQGLTQTALAKTPLVFVELAENGERSFEFLIDHSADQLLSTDDLAENLFQQAKILHIGSISTIQKTSRAATHKAIHLAQENGMLVSFDPNLRLSIWPDELSALEQIKALLLTSDIVKLSEEELEFLTNETDETAAVLKLKDYQIPLLIITKGEHGSSFYTNTHKVNVPTYKVEAVDTTGAGDAFVSGVLAHLHDLDDPLDSLTPETLQRIGAFAAVSGSLAASTKGAMTALPTKEEVEAILEERG; this is encoded by the coding sequence GTACCAAAAAAGTCCCGGTGGTGCGCCTGCAAATGTTGCAGTAGGCTTAAGTCGCCTGGGCATAGATAGTTATTTTATCGGAGCTGTTGGTACAGATTTAATCGGTCATTTTTTGCGAAAAACATTAGTGGAATACGGCGTCAATATTCAAGGGCTAACGCAAACAGCTTTAGCTAAAACGCCTCTCGTTTTTGTTGAACTCGCTGAAAATGGAGAGCGCAGTTTTGAATTTTTAATTGACCACAGTGCAGATCAGCTTCTGTCTACAGATGACCTTGCTGAAAATCTGTTTCAACAGGCAAAAATACTACATATTGGATCAATCTCCACGATTCAAAAAACGAGCCGTGCAGCAACACACAAAGCCATTCATCTGGCACAAGAGAATGGTATGCTCGTATCCTTTGACCCAAATTTACGTCTATCGATTTGGCCAGATGAACTATCAGCACTCGAGCAAATCAAAGCCTTACTGCTAACAAGTGATATTGTGAAACTTTCTGAGGAAGAACTAGAATTTTTAACAAATGAAACCGATGAAACAGCCGCTGTATTAAAGCTCAAAGACTACCAAATTCCTCTGTTAATCATCACAAAAGGTGAACACGGTAGCTCATTTTATACCAATACACATAAAGTGAATGTTCCAACCTACAAAGTAGAAGCAGTTGATACAACAGGTGCAGGAGATGCCTTTGTATCTGGCGTTCTTGCGCATCTTCATGATCTGGATGATCCGCTAGATTCTCTAACTCCAGAAACCTTGCAGCGAATTGGTGCATTTGCCGCTGTATCAGGCTCACTAGCAGCATCAACAAAAGGTGCGATGACTGCACTGCCAACTAAGGAAGAAGTGGAAGCGATTTTAGAGGAGCGAGGATAA